One genomic window of Pseudobacteriovorax antillogorgiicola includes the following:
- a CDS encoding lanthionine synthetase C family protein: MFNPDRHEALNASEFNPEKIRQCIHDICSFAIENRKSSYLWESQEDENPRIPLNKTLYFGASGSILSLARLSQRHDFKLPWSVADAIENVWKSFDEDPDFIVEGVLSAGSDDPQLGKATPSYFLGSVGVLLARYVYSSATREQTQVMLEEELRSNLKNPTLEPLWAGSGTVIAACFMWSLTKGEVWKMLIQDHFNFYWAELESYASMKVWNQKLYESSFYMTGAGHGFVGNLFPFFKAFDALDQPSQDLLLQEGLQTILNTATVNGDKANWVSDLQKPKPGKDPYLVQWCHGSPGFIVSLDPLPVGIRPDIDELLVKAGNLVWEAGPLKKKAALCHGTDGNGYAFLKMYRRTNDSVWLSRARQFAMHAMSQRSMRSSTWNGDLGLALYLDACLQEDADFPFLDWI, from the coding sequence ATGTTTAATCCAGACCGGCATGAAGCACTCAATGCAAGTGAATTTAATCCAGAAAAAATCAGGCAGTGTATTCATGATATCTGCAGTTTCGCCATCGAGAATCGAAAAAGTTCCTATCTTTGGGAATCTCAGGAAGATGAAAATCCGCGAATTCCTTTAAACAAAACGCTCTACTTTGGTGCCTCGGGCAGTATCTTATCCCTAGCGAGACTGAGTCAACGGCATGACTTTAAGCTCCCTTGGAGTGTTGCCGATGCCATAGAGAACGTTTGGAAAAGCTTTGACGAAGATCCCGATTTTATTGTCGAGGGTGTGTTATCAGCCGGTTCAGACGATCCTCAGCTCGGGAAGGCGACGCCGTCGTACTTTTTGGGGTCGGTGGGAGTGCTCCTCGCGCGATACGTTTATAGTTCAGCAACGCGCGAGCAAACTCAGGTGATGTTGGAAGAAGAATTGCGAAGCAACCTCAAAAATCCAACCCTAGAACCACTATGGGCAGGGAGTGGCACTGTTATCGCTGCTTGTTTTATGTGGTCATTGACCAAAGGTGAAGTATGGAAGATGTTGATTCAAGACCATTTCAATTTCTATTGGGCTGAACTGGAATCGTATGCTTCCATGAAAGTTTGGAACCAAAAGCTGTATGAAAGTAGCTTTTACATGACAGGTGCTGGTCACGGTTTTGTTGGAAATCTATTCCCATTTTTTAAGGCATTTGATGCCCTCGATCAACCTTCTCAAGATCTCTTGCTGCAAGAAGGATTGCAGACAATTTTAAATACAGCGACCGTCAATGGTGATAAGGCCAATTGGGTAAGCGACCTACAGAAACCTAAGCCAGGAAAAGATCCCTATTTGGTTCAATGGTGCCATGGCTCCCCCGGTTTTATTGTTTCTCTAGATCCACTGCCGGTGGGCATACGACCAGATATAGATGAGTTGCTTGTGAAGGCCGGTAATCTAGTTTGGGAAGCAGGGCCTTTAAAGAAGAAAGCTGCGCTTTGTCATGGGACTGATGGGAATGGCTATGCATTCTTAAAAATGTATCGCCGCACAAATGATTCAGTTTGGCTTTCTAGAGCTAGGCAGTTTGCAATGCATGCTATGAGCCAACGGAGCATGCGAAGTTCTACTTGGAACGGTGACTTAGGTTTGGCGCTCTACTTGGATGCGTGCTTGCAAGAAGATGCAGATTTTCCCTTCCTAGACTGGATTTAG
- a CDS encoding GrpB family protein, which yields MVFMNYDEYSAKNHLLFSKLKVEIELVLPSAKVEHIGSSSILGAISKGDLDIFVGVDPGSFNRSLAAIQELDFRIKEDTLRTSDLCMLEHNTLSDVAIQLVSLGSEFDFFVSFRDALRQHPKLLHEYNSLKLDHSGSDVSTYRRAKSSFIAKVLQAHSKDKEQI from the coding sequence ATGGTATTTATGAATTATGATGAGTATTCTGCAAAAAACCACCTCCTGTTTAGCAAGCTCAAAGTAGAAATAGAGCTAGTGCTGCCTTCTGCGAAGGTCGAGCATATCGGTTCATCGTCGATCCTTGGAGCGATTTCAAAAGGTGATTTAGACATCTTTGTAGGTGTGGACCCAGGTAGCTTTAATAGGTCACTTGCAGCTATTCAAGAACTTGATTTTAGAATTAAAGAAGACACCTTAAGAACGTCTGACCTCTGTATGCTAGAACATAACACTCTAAGTGATGTGGCTATTCAACTAGTAAGCCTAGGCTCAGAATTCGACTTCTTTGTCTCGTTTAGAGATGCTTTAAGACAGCATCCCAAGCTCCTTCATGAATACAACTCACTAAAATTAGACCACAGCGGAAGCGACGTTTCCACTTATCGCAGGGCCAAATCGAGTTTTATTGCCAAGGTCCTGCAGGCACATAGTAAAGATAAGGAACAAATCTGA